One stretch of Paenibacillus sp. FSL R5-0341 DNA includes these proteins:
- the mtrB gene encoding trp RNA-binding attenuation protein MtrB: protein MDHPTGNDYIVIKAEENGVQVIGLTRGQDTRFHHTEKLDKGEVMFAQFTTHTSAIKIRGKATLITKHGQIESE, encoded by the coding sequence ATGGATCATCCAACCGGCAATGATTATATTGTAATTAAGGCAGAGGAAAATGGTGTCCAGGTGATCGGATTAACCCGAGGTCAGGATACACGTTTTCACCACACCGAGAAATTGGACAAGGGTGAAGTGATGTTTGCTCAATTTACCACCCATACTTCAGCTATTAAAATCCGGGGCAAAGCCACGCTGATTACCAAGCATGGTCAGATTGAATCGGAGTAA
- a CDS encoding HU family DNA-binding protein, whose product MNKSDLITHVSEATELSKKDVTKAVDAVFEAISEALQSGDKVQLVGFGNFEVRERSARKGRNPQTGEEIEIPASKIPAFKPGKALKDGIK is encoded by the coding sequence ATGAACAAATCAGACTTGATTACACACGTATCCGAAGCGACTGAATTGTCCAAGAAAGATGTAACGAAAGCGGTTGATGCCGTATTCGAAGCAATCTCTGAGGCTCTTCAAAGCGGAGACAAAGTACAATTGGTTGGTTTTGGGAACTTCGAAGTTCGCGAGCGCTCTGCACGTAAAGGACGCAACCCGCAAACAGGTGAAGAAATCGAAATTCCTGCGAGCAAAATTCCTGCATTCAAACCAGGTAAAGCGCTCAAAGACGGAATTAAATAA